The Molothrus ater isolate BHLD 08-10-18 breed brown headed cowbird unplaced genomic scaffold, BPBGC_Mater_1.1 matUn_MA567, whole genome shotgun sequence genomic interval ggagggactgggagggactgggagagactgggagggactgggggaactgggagggactgggagggactgggagggactgggagagactgggagggactgggagggactgggagagactgggagggaatgggagggactgggagggaatgggagggaatgggagggactgggagggactgggagagactgggagggAATGGGGGGACTGGGAGCTCTCTCCTTATGGGAACAGCCCCAAAAttgtgtccccatgtcccaggtgtgtccccaggtgtgtccccatgtcccagctgtgtccccagggtgtcaccTTGCCAGTGACCCGTGTCCTGATGCCATTGcaggctctctgcagggccgggggctgtccctgtgtgtgtccccaggtgtgtccccatgtcccagctgtgtccccagctgtgtccccagggtgtcaccTTGCCGGTGACCCGTGTCCTGATGCCATCACAGGCTCTCcgcagtgccaggggctgtacccagctgtccctgtctatacccagctgtccccagctgtgtccccatgtcccaggtgtgtccccaggtgtgtccccaggtcccaggtgtgtccccatgtccccaggtgtgtccccatgtcccagctgtgtccccagctgtgtccccagctgtgtccccgtgtatcccagctgtccccaagtGTGTCCCCAcgtgtgtccccatgtcccagctgtgtccccagggtgtcaccTTGCCGGTGACGCGTGTCCTGATGCCGTTGCACGCTCTCTGCAGGGCCGGGGGCTGTTCCCGTTCCAGCCGCCGGGCGGCCCCGGGCGAGCGGGCGCTGCGGTCCAGCCGGGCCGGGGGGATCCGCGCTGGCATCGCCCACGTGCCCAGGAAGGTGCCCCAGGGCGACACCTGCGGGGGGggcggggcacggcgggggTGGCACCGGGGCCCCCCCGAGACCGGGGCGGGGAAACGCTGAAACTGCGCCGGGAGCgaggggggaccccaaaactgccccgGGAGCgaggggggaccccaaaactgccccgAGAGCgaggggggaccccaaaactgccccgGGACAGGGgggagaccccaaaactgcGCCGGGAGCGaggagggaccccaaaactgccccgGGAGCgcggggggaccccaaaactgcgCCGGGAGCGAGGAGAGACCCCAAAACTGCGCCGGGAGCGaggagggaccccaaaactgccccgGGACAGGGGGGAGGCCCCAAAACTGCGCCGGGAGCGaggagggaccccaaaactgccccgGGAGCGaggagggaccccaaaactgccccgGGACAGGGGGGAGGCCCCAAAACTGCGCCGGGAGCgaggggggaccccaaaactgctcTGGTGTCCCCCCGGGATGGGAGAggaccccaaacctgccccaggACCAGGAGgtgaccccaaaactgccccgGGACAGGGGGGAGGCCCCAAAACTGCCCCGGGAGCGaggagggaccccaaaactgccccgGGATaggagggaccccaaaactgccccggtgtccccccggGATGGGAGAGGACCCCAAAGCTGCCCCGGGACCAGGAGgtgaccccaaaactgccccgGTGTCCCCCAAAACTGCCCCGAGGCTCCGGGAGCAAAGGGGGGACCCTAAAACTGCCCCGGATGCGGGaaggggaccccaaaactgccccagaAGCGGGgagggggaccccaaaactgtCCCGGGAGCGGGgggagaccccaaaactgccccaggATCGAGGGGTGACCCCAAAAGTGCCCCGGGCTCACCTTGGATCGCGGCACGTGCGGCAGGAGGTGCCCCCGATCGTCGGCGATGAACGGGGTGGGGGGGCGAGGGGTGGGCAGCTGGGGGGGGGTTGGGTTGGGGGGGGTCAGCAACCCCAACCCCCATGGGGGGGCTGgtgggggctgggaggggtttgggggtcctgggaggggtttgggggtcctgggaagggatttgggggtATTGGGGTGAGGTTTGGGGGTCCTGGGATGAGGTTTTGGGGGAGATCAGCACTGGGTTGGGGGGGGTCCTGGTGGTcctgggagggatttgggggtcctgggaaggggtttgggggtcctgggACGGGATTTGGGGGGACCAGACCTGGGCCGGAGGGGCCTGGTGACCCCGGGAGGAGTCTGGGGGTCTTGGGATGAggtttgggggtcctggggatggggtttgggggggtccttggagggggtttgggggggtcctggggggtccttggagggggtttgggggtctcAGAGGGCTCCGgggggggctgggctggagttGAGGAGGGGCCCAAGGGTCCAGGCCACATctgggaggggtctgggggtcccGATCAGGGGGGTCGGGGGGGGGTCAAGGCCGAGCTCGGGGGGTACCTTCGGGGGGGGGCGGGGCACGGTCCAGCTCTGCAGCCGGGGGGGGCTGAAGGCGTCCTCGtactggggaaggggaggggcCGCTCAGagccgggacccccccccccgccaccCCTGGACCTCCTgtcccccccttttcccctttccctccctttcctcccccttttcccGCCTcgtttcccccatttttccccttttttccccctttttttcccctttttttccccttttttccccatttcccgCCCCCCCCCACCTGCCCCGCCATGTTGCGTTGCCCGGCAACGGCCGCGCGCGCCCCCTGGCGACCGTTACGGGCCTCGCAGAGGGGCGGGGCCAGGTACGTCATCATCGCGCGCCACGCCCGGTCTGTGACCACGCCCTCGATGGCTCCGCCCCACACGGGGCGGGtctcagggcagggatggggacaggaggggacagggacagagatggggacagggacacgaaGGGACAGGGAATaaggacagcaggggacagggacacgtCCCCTGTTCCCCGCcccacccccgtgtcccctcagccccgtgtcccccgggGGAGGGGACAGAAGCCACCTCCGGCCGCTGAGAGGGGCGGCTTGGGGACACGAATGTCACCTCCGGGCATCCTTGGCTTGGAGCGTCCTGCTCGGtttgtcccctcctgtcccctctgtccccgtcccctctgtcccctcctctgtccccatccttgtccccatccctttCGCCAtttctgtccccatcccctgccccttcccctgtcccctctgtcccccgTCACGCCACTCCCATCTCAATTCTCTcaattttattccatttccgtttttttctttttcctttttttttttttccttttttttcctggttttgggTTCGTTTTCCTTTGGCTCCGTTCTGAACCGGCCgcccaaaaaaaaacccccaaaaaatcccaaaagcgGGGGCGGGGCCACTTTTGGGGCCGGGCGGGGACAGAGGGTGACAATGACACCGTGGGGGGGCTGAGACGGGggactgggagaactgggaatggggactgggaactgggaatggggaatgggaatgggaactgggaactgggaatgggaatgggaatgggaactgggaatggggactgggaatgggaactgggaactgggagtggggactgggaatggggggggCATAAAAAAAGGGGtcaaaccccaaaataaagcaacaaaaccagGGGAGAGCCGAGCGGGGGTGCgaggaggggattttgggggcattttgtggggttttgaagcttttttggggtttttttccgCTTCGGGAGCCGCTCCTGCCGTCGCTTTGTCCGGGCGGCTCTCGCCGTCCCCGTCCCCGTGGCGGCCCCGCGAGGGAGCTCCAGGAAAGgaattttgtggggttttgaaAGATTTGATGGAATTCTGGGAggaattctgtgggattttgtgggattttgAACGATTTTATAGGaattttgaagctttttttggggtttttttcggCTTCGGGAGCCGCTCCTGCCGTCACTCTGTCGGGCGGGCTCTCGCTGTCGCTGTCGCCGCGGTGGCCCCGAGAGGGAGCTCCGGGACAGGAATTTTGTGAGATTTTGAAGATTTTATAGAATTTGTGTGAaattctgtggggttttgtaAGCTTTTATGGCTTTTCGGAAGATATTTTGTCGGAATTTGAAgctttttagggtttttttggcttcGGGAGCCGTCACTTTGTCAGACCAGCTCTTtctgtccccgtccctgtgGCGGCCCCGCGAGGGAGCTCCAGGACAGgaaattttggggattttgagGGATTTTGTGGAATTTATGGGAAATTTTGTGGGATTTTGTAAGATTTTATGGCTTTTCCGAAGAAattttgtaggatttttttagcgctttttagggtttttttcgGGCTTCGGGAGCCGCTCCTGCCGTCGCTTTGTCGGGCGGgctctccctgtccccgtgAGGGAGCTCCAGGACAggaatttttggggatttttgaagattttatgGAATGTTGGGAggaattctgtgggattttGTAGGATTTTGAACGATTTTATAGGAATTTTGAAgctttttaaggtttttttgggCTTCAGGGGCCGCTCCTGCCGTCGCTTTGTCGGGCGGgctctccctgtccccgtgAGGGAGCTCCAGGACAggaatttttttggggggatttttgaaatattttatatggaattctgtgggattttgtaagattttctgaataaattttgtaggattttttagcgctttttaaggtttttttcgGGCTTCGGGAGCCGCTCCTGCCGTCGCTTTGTCGGGTgggctctccctgtccctgtccctgaccccGCGAGGGAGCTCCAGGACAGGAatttttttgggggagttttgaaatattttatatggaattctgtgggattttGTAAGATTTTATGGCTTTTCCGAAGAAgttttgtaggattttttttagcgctttttaaggttttttcGGGCTTCGGGAGCCGCTCCTGCCGTCGCTTTGCCGGGCCGGCTCTCCGcgtggctctgctctgtccGTCGCTCTGTCCGTCGCTCTCCGTGCCGCTGTCGCTGTCGCCGCGGTGTCACAGCGCGGGACAGGTGACCTGGTGTCGCATGCCGTCGTTGCAGAGCAGCGCGGCCGCGCGCTCGTCGCTGTCGCCGTGCTGGCACTGCATGTAGCTGATGCCGTGCGGGGAGTACGAGTGGTGGGCGCAGGCGGCGCAGGGCCGGGGCATGGTGCCCCCCGTGCTGCTCCTGCGGGCGCGGCGACATCGTCAGGTGGCACCGCCCGGGGGACGGGTGGCACTCGGGGACGGGGGGACGGGGGGGTTTGGCACCGCCCTCGGTGGATGGTGGCACTCGGCTGGGGCTGGTGACACCCCATTGGCACCTCTGGGTGACCAtcagtgccctgtgccacccaccCCTGCTTGGTGACACCCATGGGCACCCCTGGGTGTCCCTCggtgccctgtgccacccctctGTGCCTGGTGGCACTCATTGGTGTCCctcagtgccctgtgccaccctcctcTGCCTGGTGTCACCCCTTGGTGACCAtcagtgccctgtgccacccaccCGAGCTTGGTGACACCCCTGGGTCACCATCAGTGTCCTGTGCCACCCCTCTGTGCCTGGTGTCACCCCTTGGTGACCAtcagtgccctgtgccacccccccCGTGTGTTTGTGGCACCCCTGGGTGTCCCTCAGTGTCCTGTGCCACCCACCCCTGCTTGGTGACACCCATTGGCACCCCTGGGTGTCCctcagtgccctgtgccacacCTCTGTGCCTGGTGTCACCCCTTGGTGACCATCggtgccctgtgccaccccctgtgCCTGGTGGCACTCATTGGTGACCCTCAAtgccctgtgccacccaccCGAGCTTGGTGACACCCATTGGTGTCCctcagtgccctgtgccactcactggtgcccagcagagcccagtaGAGCCCAGTGGAGCCCAGTGCCAGTCACTGGTGCCCAGTAGAGCCCAGTAGAGCCCAGTAGAGCCCAGTGGAGCCCAGTGCCACTCActggtgcccagcagagcccagtgccACCCCGTGCCCCCCGTGCCACGCCCCGGCACCCACCGGCAGTCGCTGCAGGCGCGCTGGCACTCCTTGCGCTGGTAGCGGGCGATCAGTGCCCAgatgagcagccccaggaggctgaggaggagcagggagcccaggatggagcccaCGATGATGCCAGCCTGGCGCCCGCCTGGCACGGGGACACAGCCTgtcactgccagcccctgcccgggccacacagggacacccagggacacccagggacaccatggtgccacacagggacacccagggacacccaggtgCCATCCAGAGCCATCCCTGGTGCCACCCCGGGGCCACCCTTGGGACACCCTGGCACCTGAGACATCCCGGTGCCACCCTGTGTcactcccagtgtccccagtgtcactcACGGGGCCTCGGGCTCAGGTTCAGCTGGCacaccccaatgtccccaatgtccccaatgatgtccccagtgtccccagtgatgtccccaatgtcacTCACGGGGCCCCGGGCTCAGGTTCAGCTGGCACACCGAGTAGCCCACGCGGTTGGTGACACGGCACTGGTAGGTGCCAGCGTGGGCGACGGTCACGCTGCGGATCAGGAGGTCACCGGGGGCACGGCCTGGGACAGCGCGGGTGGCACCGTCACCTCGGTGTCACCCGCGGCCTCCcggagagggagggaggggacacggggacacggacagacacagggacatggacaggcacagggacacagggacacggggacatggacagacacagggacatggacagacacagggacacagggacatggacagacacggggacatggacagacacagggacacacagggacacagggacacggggacacacagggacacacagacatggacagacagagggacatggacatggggacagggacacacccaaagacagagggacagggtcacagggacacggacacacggacatggacacacagacatggACAAATGGAcacggacagacagacggacatggacacacagacacggACACACCgaccccccctccccaccccgtGCACCCCCAGCCAGGGCCCCCCCGAGCCCTGGCAAGGTGCCCGCGGGCAGAGacacccccaaagccccccctgaaccccccagACCCACCTGAACCCCCCAGACCCACCTCGCAGGGTGCCCACAGGTAGAGACCCCCTAAAACCCCCACAAAtgcccccctgtgcccccagacCCAGCTTGCAGGGTACCcgagcacagggacacccccagatccccccaAATGCCCTTGGTGCCCTCCTgagcccccagacccacctTGCAGGGTACCTGCGGGCAGCGACACCCCCAGATcgccccaaatcccccccaaatgCCCTTTGTGCCCCTCGGTGCCCCCAGACCCACCTCGGTGCCCCCAGACCCACCTTGCAGGGTGCCCGCGGGCAGGCGCCCCCCGCCGTAGCCCTCGGCCAGCTTTGCCCATTGGTAGGAGAGGGGCGCGGTGCCCCCCCGGCTGAAGCAGCGCAGCAGCACCGACCCCCCCTCGATCAGCTCCCCCTCGCTCCAGCACTGCGGGGCCGCCGGCTTCTCTGctgggacacacggacacgtcaggggacacacggacacgcgGACGCGTCAGGGGACACCAGGATAGCTCAGGGGACAGCGGGACACCGGCAGAGGACACCGGGACAGCAGcgggggacagcccaggagacTCGGGGACAAcgggacaggggcaggggacacggggataGCGGCGGGGGACACCGTGACAGGGGCggggacagcccaggggacacGCGACACGtcaggggacaccgggacaggggacacggggacagagacaggggacacggggataGCGGCGGGGGACACCGTGACAGGGGCggggacagcccaggggacacGCGACACGtcaggggacaccgggacagggacaggggacaccgggacagggacaggggacatggggacacaggtagggggcagcccaggggacacaggaacatgtcaggggacaccaggacggcagaggggacagcccaggggacacggggacaccggaggggacacagggacactggcagGGGACACCACCACACTGCAGGGGACAGCTCAGGGGACACGGTGACACCGGCAGGGACATCACGACAcagtcagggacagcccaggggacagtgacacacgGGAGGGGGACAAGGACACCGGCAGCGacagcctggggagcaggggacaagggagggatgggggacatgcaggaaggggacagggatggacgggggggacaggggacactgccGGGGCCACTCAGGGGGACACCATCGGAGTCACCAGGGGCCACCCGGGAGAGGGGACACCCGGGAGTGTGAGGGGACAGGAGTCACCTGGggcggggggacacggggcactGTCAGGGCCACCTGgatgggggacaggggacattgTCAGGGCCACCAAAGGCCACATGAGAGGGACACTGTCAGTGCCACATGAGAgggcacaggtgacactggaGGCCACATGAAAGgggcacaggtgacactgccagggccaccaggggCCAGCCAGGAAGGGGACTTGGGCGTGGGACAGAGGACACTGTCAGTGCCACATGAAAGGGGCACAGGTGACACTGTCAGTGCCACATGAGAGgggcacaggtgacactgccagggccaccaggggCCAGCCAGGAAGGGCACTTGGGtgtgggacaggt includes:
- the VSIG8 gene encoding V-set and immunoglobulin domain-containing protein 8 yields the protein MAGHGASLLLLLGMLPALLVAVRINGKGREVLYLAKGDSVKLGCPYVLEPEDNGPQGVGIEWIQISPERTSPENVFLSYQDHHVNYGSSGLQDRVAFVQTDPGQRDASIRVADLQESDTGTYQCRVKKNTVAVHEVIVTVQGGPDSAPCPPAPAEKPAAPQCWSEGELIEGGSVLLRCFSRGGTAPLSYQWAKLAEGYGGGRLPAGTLQGRAPGDLLIRSVTVAHAGTYQCRVTNRVGYSVCQLNLSPGPRCVPVPGGRQAGIIVGSILGSLLLLSLLGLLIWALIARYQRKECQRACSDCRSSTGGTMPRPCAACAHHSYSPHGISYMQCQHGDSDERAAALLCNDGMRHQVTCPAL
- the CFAP126 gene encoding protein Flattop, whose protein sequence is MMTYLAPPLCEARNGRQGARAAVAGQRNMAGQYEDAFSPPRLQSWTVPRPPPKLPTPRPPTPFIADDRGHLLPHVPRSKVSPWGTFLGTWAMPARIPPARLDRSARSPGAARRLEREQPPALQRACNGIRTRVTGKLQEPWDTEPSGKDQGGPSGGSPHPEPPKPGDNPEGGSCPQNVPGEGPCPQNVPGEGPCPQNVPGEGPPCPLSPYLGGPCPQNPS